The genomic window GCTCATCAGGAACAGCGTGAGGAGGAGGGGAAAGAACGAGAGCCGGAGGACGCCGGCGATGTCGAGCTTTCCCGCGATCGCGGAGAGGTCGTACGCGGCGCCGGCCGGCCACGCGACGATCGCGCGCGGAGCGGAGGCATATCCGAGCGCGATGCCCGCGGCAGCCACCGCCCCGATCCCGATCAGGATCGCGCCGCGGACGCGGCGGGAGAGCAGGAGGGCGATCAGGAGGAATCCCGCGGCCGCGAGCAGCGTGCGCGGCTCGCGCAGGTCTCCGATCTTCACCGGCACGTCGGGGTTTCGAAGCGACCCGCCGGGCCCGGCGAGAGCCGCGGCGGGCATTCCGGCCACGAAGCTCGTCACGATTCCCGTCTCGTAGAGCCCGATAAACGCGAGGAAGAGACCGATGCCGACGGCGAACGCGTGCTTGAGCGAGGTCGAGATCGAACGCGCCAGCCACGCGCGGATCCGGAGGACGGTGATGACGGCGAAGGCCACGCCGCTGACGAACACGGCTCCGAGCCGCTGCTGCCAGGAGATGCCGAGAGCCGTGAGACCGAACGCGATGAACGCGTTCTCCCCCATGTAAGGCGCGACCGCGATCGGAAGGTTCGCGTACAGTCCCATCGCCAGGCACCCGACGACCGCGGCGAGGATCGTCGCGACCGTGCTCGGCCCTCGCGGGATGCCGGCGAACGAGAGAATCGCCGGGTTGACCACGATG from Thermoanaerobaculia bacterium includes these protein-coding regions:
- a CDS encoding NCS2 family permease, with amino-acid sequence MIAARFFRLAERGTTVRREVLGGITTFVTMAYIIVVNPAILSFAGIPRGPSTVATILAAVVGCLAMGLYANLPIAVAPYMGENAFIAFGLTALGISWQQRLGAVFVSGVAFAVITVLRIRAWLARSISTSLKHAFAVGIGLFLAFIGLYETGIVTSFVAGMPAAALAGPGGSLRNPDVPVKIGDLREPRTLLAAAGFLLIALLLSRRVRGAILIGIGAVAAAGIALGYASAPRAIVAWPAGAAYDLSAIAGKLDIAGVLRLSFFPLLLTLFLMSFLDTLGTLVGVGAAGDMLDPDGNFPDIEKPMMVDAAACVASSLLGTSTSGAFIESAAGIREGARTGLASVTTAALFAASLFFLPLVGPLQELRFAYGPALVAVGVLMTASAAKIDYADFTELVPAFTAISVMVFTYNIANGLTAALIVHPVLKLGSGRGRETSGGGWLLAALCLAYFAFGLPH